In Flammeovirgaceae bacterium, the sequence TACCCCTTTCGTACACAAACACCTGACTGCACATCAGAACAAAGGCACTCAATACGGAAGGCCGGCAGGTTGGTCGTTACCCGGGAGGCTAAAGTAGAAAAAATGAACTGGAAAGCATAGGATTAGCAATGGAATTAGTTGGCTGCCCGGTCGCAAAAAAATAAAAACCCAGAAAGTCGAACAACCTGTTGTATAATTATGATCTTTGTACAAGATCACTTTACGCCATGCTCACCCTTATTATTGTAGTCTTTGTTCTAGGCTATCTGGGTATTGCGTTTGAACACTCCCTAAGAATCAACAAAACAGCCATTGCCATTGTAACCGGTGTTCTTTGCTGGACCTTGTTTATGGTCAGCTCTCCGGAGGAGAAGTTATTGCAAAGCCCTGCCTATGCAAATTTTCTGGCAATAAGAGGTGTAGAGAACGACCATACACTTAATACCGAAATTACACCTATAGAGCTTCACCGGGAATTTGTAACCTTCTCACTTTCCGAACACTTGGCTGAAATTTCCCAGATATTGTTTTTCCTTTTGGGCGCAATGACCATTGTTGAGTTGGTGGATGCTCATCACGGCTTCCGGTTGATTACCGACAGGATCAAGACAAGAAATCCCAGAACCCTGCTTTGGTTAGTATGTTGGATAGCATTCTTTCTTTCTTCTATTCTTGACAATCTCACCACCACCATCGTTATGGTCTCACTTTTACGGAAATTGATACCTGATAAAGAGACTAAACTCTTTTTTGCAAGTATGGTGGTCATTGCGGCCAATGCTGGCGGAGCATGGACTCCCATAGGGGATGTAACCACCACTATGCTGTGGATTGGTGGTCAGATAACTTCCCTGAATATTATGAAAATGCTCTTTGTGCCGAGCGCAATTTGTTTAATGGCCCCTTTGCTAGTGCTAGGCATTACAATGAAGCACTCATTTAATACATTAACAGCAAGCCAACCTACAGTTGACAGACCGCCAACATTACACGGAAAAGTCATGCTATTTGCAGGGGTAGGTGCTTTGATTTCTGTCCCTGTTTTCAAAACGTTTACACACATGCCTCCCTATACAGGCATATTGCTTGGATTGGGTATACTCTGGATTATATCCGAACTGCTTAACCCTGAAAAAGACGAAGCCAGTCGAAAGCATTATACGGTGGCCGGGGCCCTTCAGCGAGTGGATGTTCCTAGTGTATTGTTCTTTCTTGGGATTTTGCTTGCCGTTAGTGCCTTGGAAACCATGCAGGTACTACAGCACTTTGCGCAAACGCTTGAGCAAACATTTGGTGACCAACGAATTATTGTTACTCTAATCGGTTTATTATCGGCCATTGTTGACAATGTA encodes:
- the nhaD gene encoding sodium:proton antiporter NhaD, which gives rise to MLTLIIVVFVLGYLGIAFEHSLRINKTAIAIVTGVLCWTLFMVSSPEEKLLQSPAYANFLAIRGVENDHTLNTEITPIELHREFVTFSLSEHLAEISQILFFLLGAMTIVELVDAHHGFRLITDRIKTRNPRTLLWLVCWIAFFLSSILDNLTTTIVMVSLLRKLIPDKETKLFFASMVVIAANAGGAWTPIGDVTTTMLWIGGQITSLNIMKMLFVPSAICLMAPLLVLGITMKHSFNTLTASQPTVDRPPTLHGKVMLFAGVGALISVPVFKTFTHMPPYTGILLGLGILWIISELLNPEKDEASRKHYTVAGALQRVDVPSVLFFLGILLAVSALETMQVLQHFAQTLEQTFGDQRIIVTLIGLLSAIVDNVPLVAATMGMYDLSVYPPDHMVWEYLAYCAGTGGSLLIIGSAAGVAVMGMEKVDFIWYLKRISLLALIGYASGAAAYILIERYLIHV